TAGTATGGTTTGTGCGTGCATGAGTGAATGCATGCTTGTATGCAGGTTTGGTCATTTAGTTAGCTTCAACGTCTCCCACCATGCCCAACCAAGGATATAAAAAGAGTTAATGAATATCTATGCGAGTGTGGTtttcgccacttttagcaatattacagcaatttcagggcaggggacaccagaaatgggattcacatatggtatctatgtggggaatcaaatcagggtcatcagcatgatgagtgaacacttaacCACCAAGCTAACCCACAGCCCCAGTTCATGAATAATATGGACCACAGACATAAActacaaaatcaaacatgtaTGTTTAATGATTTTCAGGCATGTGCATGCACTAACAGTGATATTTCATAGATTTATTGTAAATGTATTCAATTAATATCACCGATCAAAATCCatgcaaatataaaatatatgtgtaCTTGTTTACCATTAAGATAACATATCCCGTGTGTCACAAAGACACAATTTGTACataagaaatgtacaaatttcTTAATTCCATTCTCATGTTTTTCAAAAACCTATATTTACATCCATGATTCAAATTCTATGTATGCCCATGGTGAACTCGTAATTGTTTATACAGTAGGTTCTTGCTACAAGATCAAGTACATGTTCTGTCTCTGCTCATCTCATTCGTAGTACACAGTAGCAATGTCGAAAAACTTGGTGTCGGTAGTCCTGTTGATGGTATGGTTCACATGTTTCACGAATCGGAGAGTTTCCTTGTCTCTGTACACAAGTGCCAGTGAGTTGTCCGACGGACAAACGGTCAGAAGCTGTAAGTATAATGTACTGGGCTGTTTAATAAATGCCTGTGAATATTCATATATAAGTAAAAAGAGTGGCCAGTAATATTTCCTCACGTCATGTTCAATTTACGGCAAGTATAAACAGAACCAAACGTTACCATGCACTACCATATCTGTACATCCATATTCAAGCCATGGTTGCTTCAGTCTAGTAATCATGCAGTTCAGAGAAACATGTTAGAGCTACCACGTTTGAGTGAAAGGGTATGGTTTTGTGCTGGATTTAGCTATATCACAACAACCTCAAGatgggaaaccagaaatgtgcttcacacaatatacccatgtagggaatcaaaaccaggtctttggcatgaagtACCCTTAAATCACTAGGCTACAGTTTTTGATCTCTTGATTCCTAATCTTGTCTTCAATGTAAATCTAAGTATGATGATAATCAAGACACAAGAGAAGAGTGTCTTAAACAGCATTCATCAAACAAGATTTCAGTGCGTTAGAAGACAGCAGGAACAAACAGACTTTAACGACAGGGCTGGTATGTGTAGACAAACTATGACCACAACCAGGATAAATCATGGATTCAAACCCACTCTGAGTCCAAGCAGCAGCATTTACAGCATTGTGCCACCTATGACTATTTTAGAACGTGTGTCTGGGCTAAGTATTATCTTAACAACTTCTGTACTACAGTAATAAAGCTTGTAATGTAAGTATCGTGATCTGACTGCATCAAGTCCTACCTCTTCATCTTCTCCCTTAGCTATGTAAGTCGTGTAGCCACCGTTGTCAGAATCCCAGTCTGAAACAATGAACATgattaatttcattttttggCTGTATTAGACATAAATGTTCCTACCATTTGCGTGCATTTGAAAATCATATGTactctgaataaaatattaagactaaaatatgaaatttgTTTGTCTGAGTGGAACTGTTTCAAACCAAacctcaacacacacaaaacatccAGCACCTCAATGCACCTGGATAAGGGGACACTGATACATCACGGAAAGGTCATGAAGATGCTTTGATGCTCAGTGACCACATGTACACCATTTACATATATAGATATTATTACACAAACAAGTATGTTATACAACTTCTACAAAACGAGTGTGAAattttgtagtgagtgagtttagttttgcgccgcactccgcaatattccagcaatatggcggcggtctgtaaataatcgagtctggaccagacaaaccagtgaccaataacatgagcatcgatctgtgcaattgggaacggatgacgtgtcaaccaagtcagcgagtctgaccacccaatcctgttagtcgcctctcacgacaagcatagtcgccttttatggcaagcatgggttgctgaaggcctaatctaccccggggccttcacgggtgGGGAAATTTTGTACGTCACATGATACACTTGCTAGAGTGTAAGAATGTCTGCCTTCTTTTCCCTTCTTTTCTTCCTCCTTTTCTTCTTCCCTTCTTTTCATGTACATCTGTGCCGCAAAAAATGGTAAGCAAGTGCGACAGCCCTCTCCACTCTCATGTTTAATGACATCTCATGTGACAAAGCAACGGTTGCTAGACAAATGTGATATGtgcatgtgatatatataaCATTGGTCATGTTCACTGTGTTAAATATTGTCTAAAGTGTGTGAGCCAGAAGGGCTACATATGCCTGAAAGTtgctagcccacaaaataattctttAGCTCgaaatttaatgaaaaaaattagcaaaatattgaaaaaaataaataccatACAAAAGAAATTACTCCATGAAAATTCAGAAGTGGGGCCGGTGACTGTAAAGATTTACTGGCCCTACTCGACTTTTACTAGCTATGGGCTGGCAGGCCAGAGGCAGTTTCACACATTGGCCATGTTTCACCATATGAGTAATATACACACATACTAAGTACACATCAATAGTGTTTTGACTACAGATACTGGGGGAAATAACCATTGGTTTGTTGTATAGAGATGTCATATTACGTCTAGACTTTCTGGACAGTCATGGTGTATCATGAAACCTGACCACAGACCATTGACCCAGACCCTGCCCTCCCATAAATAGTGGTTACTAAACAAACTTGCGTGTAATAACAATTTTATtaaatgatttggtatcaaatgagCTAAAGCAAGTTTGATACTCAATTTTTCATGAGTTttataaaaatgttattttatttaggATTTGTAGCATTCTGTTTATTTTTgataaattgatagaaactgcccACAGAGTGATGACTCTCATATCAATTTTCAGCAAGTCAAGAAAGGTCTAATACCACTGCAACAGacgcattagcattgtgacgtcataactgtaaacaTTATGATGTCATGTATCTATATGTGTAACattgctgtaaaaatattacactgctgtTTCTTCCAAGGGCGAGTAATAAGAATGAATAATTGACCAACCATCATGGGGATATTATCCATAATGACTGTCATCTCAAACATTGATTTTTCACACATCTCTATTGGTCTTGTTTATTTGCACACTCACAGTACACTACAGTGTGTCCTGTTGTTTGTCATCTTACTAACCAGTAGCTATCAGGGTTGAGAGACTACCTTAATTACTTACCTGGACATCCGAAATACATGAAGGCATCGAGGGCATACTCGGAGCCCTCGCTGTCTGTGTCATGAATAAGGGTGTAGCTGCCATGACGCCACTGTCGTACCACACTCCGGCACTGAGGATTGCCCCCGAACTCTAAAAAGTTAAACACCACTTGTGATTATATATCATGTTCAACAACTATAATTTAGTCTAAAGTCTAACCCTTGGCATGTGCGTTTGTAGTCCTAATGTAATATATCTACTGAATATCATGCCACAAGGGAAAAAGCAGTGTATAAAATAAGCCAACAAGAAGATAAAGTTGTCATTATCccctgcaatggcaaaatactcttcgtgaatatgtctacaagatATAAttgtgtcaaatgttttggcatgTGTATGGCAAAGTGGAAGGACAATATTGAAAgatttttaagttctgctccagaaaggagcaATACCACCACCTTCAGTTGAAGCCAACCTTGCTGCCAAAACTATAAAACTATTTTAATCAGAATACTAACTAACAAAAGGCACAGTTCACCACTAGATATACACATGTATTagatttggtgaagaaacactGAGCTTTTTAAAAGTTCTGCTacagaaaagagcactaccaccaatttcagtcaaacttGGTGCCATGAAGACAGCAAAAATCTtttattcacaatttcaaaactattaaaaggcaccagtacatcaCCAGACCATTAAATGTGCcaggtttggtgaagaaatagcgAATAGTCTAAAAGTTCTGCtccttgttgccatggaaatgccaaaatttTTTATATGCAATTCTGAATTCCAAACCttccaaaaggcaccagtacaccaccagaccgaTCTTTGTGCcaaatttggtgaagaaatattgaacagttttaaagATCTACTCCAGAAAAGATAAATttgcatggatggatgcatggacGTGACGTCTATATCTGTATTTAATGAAATACGAACTAAGATCTGATTTTACACATGTACAAAGCATACACGCGTAAGTCGGTACCTATACTTGGAGAACAGGTGAAATGTCCAACAACACTCTTTGTCTTTGTACTCTACAACATGCACATGTTGAGAAGTGTGGAAAATATTCCAAGTGATCAAAGTTAGTCATCATGCCACAAAGATCACTTGATGAAACAGCATTCATCAGACCGGCACAACAGAATACCTTTACTCTGGCTGGCTGTTCCGTTGGAGGTGTCTGCTgcctcttcatcatcatcagacgATGGCGCCAACTCATGAAGTTTGAGTCCTGTCAGGTTGGAGAGAATAAGGAACATGGCATCGGACTGAAGGAAGTTGACACACTTTGACAGGACCTCTGGCATATCCCCATCATTGCATGAATCATAATTTCTGAAACACATTTTCATCACTCTGAGTCTATAACACAAAAAAAGCAAGAGTTAACATAAATTCATAAATGAAAACAGCGCTTCATCTAGCATACTTTGACATAGACACGTACACTGATAttgtgaggagtgagtgagaatggtttcacactgattttagcaatattccagcaatatcatggcagggacacttgaaatgggcttcacaccttgtaacAAGTGTGACAAGCTAATCCTCATTTCAGAGGCTCATGAAACACACATGGGAACTGGTGTATTGTGTGCATTTACTATACAGATCATGGTACATGCCCTACCTTTTGTTGGGAGGCCCCTGTGTGGACCAGGACACGCCCTCATCACTCATTGCCTGCAGAACCATCTTGTACTTGTCATCCTGCACATCAGAACAAATCCCTTGCTGCATTTGATCTAGTGCTTTGCTGCATCTGATTTGGGCCATTACTGCTTTTAATCTTGTCCTTTACTGCATCTGATCTTGTACTTTACTGTATTTGATCTCTTCCCTTACCGTAATTTGATCTTTTACTGTATTTCATCATGTTCTTTACTATATTTGATCCAGTCCTTTACTGTGTTTGATCTAACCCTTTACTGCATCTGCTCTAGTCCTTCACTCTAGTCCTTTACTTCATCTGATCTCGTACTTTACCATATTTGATCTCTTCCTTCACTGTATATAATCTAGTCCTTTACGCTATCTGATCCTATTCTTTCCTCTGATTCTTTTACTCTGATTCCATCATTTATCTGATCCTTTGCTCTATCCTGATTCCATCCTTTACTCTATCCTGATTCCATCCTTTACTCTATCCTGATTCCATCCTTTACTCTATCCTGATTCCATCCTTTGCTCTATCTGATTCTATCCTTTACTCTATCAGAACACATCCTTCCCGTCCCCGTGTCCTATACATAATTTGCTGTTATTTGCCAATGACTGGTAGGAACAAATGATAATACCTTCAAAAGGTCAACCAATGAATACGACAACTCTCATGAAAGTCAATTCCTTCAGCTGAGGTGTGATGATTTGATGGACCCTTCAGTTTGACATACAAACAGTTTCTATAACAAATTCTATTGCCTGCCTCTATGATACCTGGAGAAAATCCTTCAGTTCAATCTCGGAATCATTCTCAAACTTCTCCTTTATATCAGCCTGAATCTCCGGGTTGAGGTAGATTGGGTTGATCCAGCTGTAGAGGTCATCCTCCTGTAACCATGGTTTCAAGTTGACCATAAAACTATCCTATATATAGGACTATACACATATAGTATGCCAGCAAGTATGCATTGTGATATTAATCCATTAATTTGATGTATAAACAAAGCACATGCTTcacacagacaggcagatagATAGTTTTTAATTAGTAATATTAGCCAGCTGGCCAATGTTACAATTGTTGTTACAACACTATTATTGACACatggtaaagaaaacagaaaaattatatttaaacaCTATTTCAAACATTCTTGGAGCAGATGCATTTTATAAAATTGGTTAATGCTTTCACAGTACATCTTTGTGAATTCAACAAATTTATTATCTGggatttacatacatatttaccacAGAGAAATTCTGGACATTGTAGCAAAATATGAAATTCATCCTGAACTTGTCCGCTGTTACAATGGTTACATAAAGTGTTCTGTCTTTCAGAATCTTTACTTCATCTGGTTGCATTCCCATTCAAATCATGTAGAGAAATTTCATTAAGTATAGAAAAATGGgaatgctaaaagtgatgtTTATCATGTACAGGTCCTTTGTGACAACAAAATTATGTTGTGATCTCAGTAGGCAGATGGGCGGCATGAAAACCGAATGAACATTTATCATGACCTAATTTTCAGTCTTCTaaacaatgacaaaatgttTACTTACATCTATATTGTTTGGTGTGATAAGAGGGGGTAGGGTCTCCACGTAGGGTTTACATCTGGGTATACCAGGACCATGGTACCAGCCACTTACAGACAGTCGGCACTTGCTCTTTGACAGAATCTCTGCTACCTGTAGTAATTGAGTGACAGGTATAACATGATAACTGTCATAATATATGATAATGATAGTATTCACACATCATCTTTGATTCCGATCCACAATCACACATCCTCAAACTTCAAAGAGACAGAACTTAGACCCAAACCTTTAGCATCTCAGACTAAAAGATTATGTACTACAAACAAAGTTTACAGTCAATGTCAGATTTGGCCTTAAAAAGTTATTGAAAGCTcttaaatatttccaaagtATTGAAAGCTCTTAAATATTCCCAAAGTCAAAAGGTACAAGTTTGCAGTCAATGTCAGATTGGGCCTTCCACAGTTATTGAAAGCTcttaaatatttccaaagtATTGAAAGCTCTTAAATATTCCCAAAGTCAAAAGGTACAGGGCGAAAAAGATAATCATGACTAGGCCTAACTAAAAACCGGCTGACTACAAGCATTTATACATTAGCAAGTAGAGATAATTTTGGCTGAGTAAACACCTCTAAATAAAATGAGTTCAGTAGTAtgacagtagtgagtgagtgagtgtgggtttacatcgcttctagcaatatttcagcgatatcatGGTGGGTCacaacaaatgggcttcacacagtatacccatgtggcgaatcgaacctggatcttctgcATGACgagtggacactttaaccaatGTGTTACCCCACCTAAAAAGACAGTAACAAGAGTATGTTTGATCACTTTAGCAAACCAAGATGATGGAACAAAATTTGTCTTCTAATTGGAAGGCCTAAATTCCAATGGCCACATCTGTGTGTGCCTAGAGGCTCACTAGAAGAAAATCCATCCTCATCCAGCCCCAAGTAGAGGATTTTACCTTGAGTTGTCACTCACCTGATGAAAGGACACCTCTGTCACCTCAAAGAAAACCATACAGTTTCTCTGTGGGCAAACAGACTTCACAACCTTGTTTGGTTGCCCATGCTCTGAAACATAATCATGAAAACTAACTATCAGCTGCTGTTTGAGAAATATTCCTTTTAAAAACACCATGTAATATGCAGGTTGGCATAATCAGTCCCTTCATGGTATATATTTACAGTGAATAAGGGTTTATGCCATTTTTAGAAGCATTAAGAGAATTATCCAGGACTCAAGATTATGGTCATCTCAGGGAAAAATCAATGTCACAAGTCCAAAACACTCCAAATAGATAACCAATATGGTAActtcttgaaataaatatgCTCTGCTTA
Above is a genomic segment from Haliotis asinina isolate JCU_RB_2024 chromosome 7, JCU_Hal_asi_v2, whole genome shotgun sequence containing:
- the LOC137290388 gene encoding prolyl 3-hydroxylase OGFOD1-like isoform X1 — protein: MSGKRPQVSDGEVVTKRQRPPNAEDVQINPKVTSLKSRFKDAFSLKQSVTDDDSGSCVNQLPFTHCLLPDFIQESSFLEDLEAELLAVPFAEKNNDLYKFKQSSDLRKISSPSIACLKKLLYEDFHGWLGEVTDIPLTSTVDLFCSQYKYTDVLLCHDDELEGRRIAFIFYLVPDSWGEADGGMLDLFDVDEHGQPNKVVKSVCPQRNCMVFFEVTEVSFHQVAEILSKSKCRLSVSGWYHGPGIPRCKPYVETLPPLITPNNIDEDDLYSWINPIYLNPEIQADIKEKFENDSEIELKDFLQDDKYKMVLQAMSDEGVSWSTQGPPNKRNYDSCNDGDMPEVLSKCVNFLQSDAMFLILSNLTGLKLHELAPSSDDDEEAADTSNGTASQSKEFGGNPQCRSVVRQWRHGSYTLIHDTDSEGSEYALDAFMYFGCPDWDSDNGGYTTYIAKGEDEELLTVCPSDNSLALVYRDKETLRFVKHVNHTINRTTDTKFFDIATVYYE
- the LOC137290388 gene encoding prolyl 3-hydroxylase OGFOD1-like isoform X2, which gives rise to MSGKRPQVSDGEVVTKRQRPPNAEDVQINPKVTSLKSRFKDAFSLKQSVTDDDSGSCVNQLPFTHCLLPDFIQESSFLEDLEAELLAVPFAEKNNDLYKFKQSSDLRKISSPSIACLKKLLYEDFHGWLGEVTDIPLTSTVDLFCSQYKYTDVLLCHDDELEGRRIAFIFYLVPDSWGEADGGMLDLFDVDEHGQPNKVVKSVCPQRNCMVFFEVTEVSFHQVAEILSKSKCRLSVSGWYHGPGIPRCKPYVETLPPLITPNNIDEDDLYSWINPIYLNPEIQADIKEKFENDSEIELKDFLQDDKYKMVLQAMSDEGVSWSTQGPPNKRNYDSCNDGDMPEVLSKCVNFLQSDAMFLILSNLTGLKLHELAPSSDDDEEAADTSNGTASQSKEFGGNPQCRSVVRQWRHGSYTLIHDTDSEGSEYALDAFMYFGCPDKWSQPLT